agaattttcaaattttgcatgaCTTTTTCATTCGGTTGGATTTCTAGTTTTAgcattaattttaataaaaatttcaagtattcgTAATTATAAGTGTAGCAGGCCTGTTTCAACATTCCTCCGATTATTTCTACGTTCAATCTGTAATATCGAATAACGTGTGAGAAAAACAATTACATATCACGAAACagatacaaaaaagaaatagtCAATGTACCTGTAACCAAATTGTTTCATATCATGAATAAGTAGCTTAGCTTCGGCAGCTGTTCGACAGCACAGAGCTAATACTCCGAAGGTAACGATATCAGGGTTCAAGAAATTCGCTTGAATCAATTCGAGTacagcctgaaaaattttaaatattaaaaaatgatcgTAAAAGTAAGATTTGTAAACTATAAGTGGCGTACTAACTCGGCCATTATCGTGATCTCGTCTGTAAGCtctttttttaatcaacatGTTGCAAAAATCTATATCCATATCGACACCGAGTCTCTTCATTTCTTTAATCAGTGCCTTAAATGAGAAATAAAGGAAACAAAAATTAGTTGTTTCGAGGGTCTGGCTAGCTCAAGAAAAACGATCAAGAACCAATAATACTCACTTCCTCGGCAACTATAGTCGATGGTATCATGTCTAATAATATTGTAAACGTTTTTATATCTGGTTTGACATCGCGCAGTTCCATTTCTCTCAAAATATTACGGAAACCTCCCAATAATAATAATctaaggagagaaaaaaaaatgataaaagacGAGACTCATGAGCCAAACAGAGTCggatcaaaaaaaatatgcaaaaaggATATatccagtcaaaatttcaagtgcttaaaaagcatttttcgatttttggtgaaaatcaaatttgggccaaaaacgatgaaaaaaaatcaaaatttcaccaaattgaacTAGAAATTTGGGACAATccaattttcgacctgccaaatcgattggaaactgcttcgaaccgtttcgagcagttctacagctttcagatttttaaaacttgaaatttccacacaaaattataccaaatgaagttggaaagccatCAGAACgccgaatgaatttcggttttccaatttcatttggtaaaattcctATCGTCATAAGGGTAGCCAAAGATACCTGTCTGTAGATGTATTAACTTCTTTCAGTTCAATAATACTTCCTAAATGTGGAACAGGAGCCAATAAATTAGGTCTATTTTCTTTCATCTCTAACAAAGATTCATCGTTCGATTGGTAACTTTCTGGTAGGTTTTCTGTACTCGAATCTGGTTTCGATGACGAATCGAATTCCTGCGCAGTATTTTATATTCATTGCCATGTTATTTGTTCATATTAGTTAGTGTTTGGATAAGAATTACTCACTACTTCATCTCCAGCAGCTAACATATGTTTGTTAGCACGTCCGGCTATTAATTTCACCGATTCGATGGTCTCATTTACATCACCGATACCGCAATCACGTACACATCtcaaaaactggttgaaaaTCAACTTATTCGGTTTGACAGATCTTCTCCTCATTTTATGCCACAACTAGACAAAGATATCGATATGTATGATCCGTTTTGCAAAATCAGTTCGACTGAAACGTACTCGAGTCTACGACTTACGATTAGAGCGTGCCTGAATCCAGCTTCTTTATCGGAGATACAAGCTTGGAACAAAAACGAATACGTGCCCTCGTCAACCGGAAGTTTTCTAGTCATCATTTCGTCAACTACTAAAAACGCAGCTTTCACATCGTTCAGTCGTGCGtaagctaaaaattgaattattagaCAGTTTCCAATTTACAACCGAGAGAATGGAGTCTAGAATAGCTCACCTTTTATCATGGCGTTGTAATTAATCGAATTCAACATCAATCCTTGTTCTTCCAATTGTCTTCGTAAATTATTGAGCCTAATTAGAGCATCTTCGGGGATTAGAGAATTCGCACAGGCGTTGAAAAGTCCAGTATACGTAGGAGCTGTCCTTTTTATCCCAGCTTGTTTCATCTAGAcgtagattttttaattaaattcaattCGTATTTAATTTTCTAACGTATGGTATCTTACTTTATTGTATAATTTGAAAGCTTTCTGGGTGTATCCTACGCTGGCGCATCCATTTATGAGTAAATTATAAATATAATAATCCGGTTTGACTTTGTCTCGTTTCAGCATTCTTTCTTCCAGAACGTCGATGGCATCAGCGATCTGAAACGTTGTCTTTTAATACAATACATTCTCAAGAACACGATGCACTGATGTATTTCCATACAAACCTTCTTTTcactgatgaattttttgattaatctGGTATAATAACCAATATTTCGGCGCACTTTTCGACCTGTTTCGTCttcgagtaaaaattcaactttatcgTCTTCTTCTTCGGGCATTTCATCGAGTTTATCGTTGATATCTTTTTCCGGAGCCAATGTACCGAATGTGTCGCCATCGTATTTGGAAAAATCACTTATCGGTTCGACTGATGCAACTTTTTGAGCCGGTGTTTCCACATTGTACCGGAGTCGAGATAAATGTAAACGAGAACATGGAGTATATCTGTTGATGGTTGATAGGGCTGATACTCTTCTAAATGTAGTATTGAAAAGCAATTCTATCGCTCTACGTTGCATTTTGCTTTCGGTTATTACGAAGGAGAAACCGACACAAATTCCAAGCACATTGGAAGAGAATGAAATAATGGGTTACTTGACTGAAGCagttgacgaatttttttacTATGCTCAGGACCAGAACTAGAGTAGAATCGAgatgaaattcagaaaaacaaaTCTTTTGAGATGTAAAATTAACatgttgaattcaaaaattgcattcacgttgtattttattttgattgatAACTAAATTTTGCAGTGATAACAGTTGCCATGCGCAATAGATCGAGGGAAGGAAGGAAGAGAAGGCCGAAGGGGATGTGACGTCAAAGCCTAGTTGAAATTCGAATGGTTCCCTCGAATAAttgaagcattttgaaatttgaaaattctgatagAGATAACTGAAGAG
The sequence above is a segment of the Planococcus citri chromosome 3, ihPlaCitr1.1, whole genome shotgun sequence genome. Coding sequences within it:
- the LOC135838385 gene encoding pentatricopeptide repeat-containing protein 1, mitochondrial, translating into MQRRAIELLFNTTFRRVSALSTINRYTPCSRLHLSRLRYNVETPAQKVASVEPISDFSKYDGDTFGTLAPEKDINDKLDEMPEEEDDKVEFLLEDETGRKVRRNIGYYTRLIKKFISEKKIADAIDVLEERMLKRDKVKPDYYIYNLLINGCASVGYTQKAFKLYNKMKQAGIKRTAPTYTGLFNACANSLIPEDALIRLNNLRRQLEEQGLMLNSINYNAMIKAYARLNDVKAAFLVVDEMMTRKLPVDEGTYSFLFQACISDKEAGFRHALILWHKMRRRSVKPNKLIFNQFLRCVRDCGIGDVNETIESVKLIAGRANKHMLAAGDEVEFDSSSKPDSSTENLPESYQSNDESLLEMKENRPNLLAPVPHLGSIIELKEVNTSTDRLLLLGGFRNILREMELRDVKPDIKTFTILLDMIPSTIVAEEALIKEMKRLGVDMDIDFCNMLIKKRAYRRDHDNGRAVLELIQANFLNPDIVTFGVLALCCRTAAEAKLLIHDMKQFGYRLNVEIIGGMLKQACYTYNYEYLKFLLKLMLKLEIQPNEKVMQNLKILMSSASKHFNVKENRKKIRNDDNPANFERYQMFKDYYKQWRNEVTVYKPPHPYKQFRERFEPQNEEEEELLELQNQSNPQTKYKKSSVLDVPLKGPTKWHKPKPKVLDLKNSKERRQNMRKPQAGKFIDRDQSNKEQGTRQILKFKPFSVDGSEENQSRNSTDKSISEKAGRKMIWKRADDSAES